The proteins below are encoded in one region of Lactuca sativa cultivar Salinas chromosome 3, Lsat_Salinas_v11, whole genome shotgun sequence:
- the LOC111915006 gene encoding protein COFACTOR ASSEMBLY OF COMPLEX C SUBUNIT B CCB1, chloroplastic has protein sequence MAVAKLLLPSSLNLPSKLKITRESPSLHNQPWSLKKNKRRHPPGISSSLHETATIAVQTPLFVLADAAVGYSSASYYTSLGLFVISVPGLWSLIKRSVKSKVVQKTFVEQLKEGKKKEPNQIAGEILSFFTRNNFSVLDKGETITFEGTMVPSRGQAALLTFCTCISLGSVALVLTITAPDVGNNWFGLIVFSPLAGAYYWKRASRKEQIKVKMMVAEDGTLSEIVVQGDDQQVEQMRKELQLSEKGMVYVKGIFER, from the exons ATGGCGGTAGCGAAGCTGCTTCTCCCGTCGTCTCTCAATCTCCCATCCAAATTGAAAATCACTAGAGAATCTCCCTCTCTCCATAATCAGCCATGGAGTTTAAAGAAGAACAAGCGACGGCATCCACCTGGGATTTCCTCCTCGCTTCACGAGACTGCAACAATCGCCGTTCAAACCCCTCTGTTTGTGCTTGCAGACGCCGCCGTCGGCTATTCCAGTGCCAGCTATTACACCTCCTTGGGTCTATTCGTCATCTCCGTTCCAGGTCTTTGGTCCCTTATCAAACGCTCTGTTAAATCCAAG GTTGTGCAAAAGACATTCGTAGAGCAACTAAAGGAAGGAAAAAAGAAGGAACCTAACCAGATCGCCGGAGAAATTCTCTCCTTCTTCACTCGCAACAACTTCTCAGTGCTAGATAAAGGAGAGACAATCAC GTTCGAAGGCACGATGGTTCCGAGCAGAGGGCAAGCGGCGCTGCTTACATTTTGCACCTGTATCAGCCTCGGAAGTGTGGCTCTCGTGCTTACCATCACCGCTCCAGACGTCGGCAACAATTGGTTCGGCCTCATCGTTTTCAGCCCATTGGC TGGAGCGTATTACTGGAAGCGAGCATCGAGAAAGGAGCAGATTAAGGTGAAGATGATGGTGGCGGAAGACGGGACGCTGTCGGAGATTGTGGTTCAAGGGGACGATCAGCAAGTTGAGCAGATGAGGAAGGAGTTGCAGTTGAGTGAGAAAGGCATGGTTTACGTTAAAGGCATCTTTGAGAGATGA